A portion of the Mesobacillus sp. AQ2 genome contains these proteins:
- a CDS encoding sigma 54-interacting transcriptional regulator — protein sequence MQRIMIVGAGKGGTAILDIFKQTADVAAVVDINPNAPGILAAKEAGIPTGTDWQAYMSDELDIVIEVTGDEKVFRELRDARSKNTVLIPGSVAFLLATLLEEKEELIKTLRKITYEHDLIFNSSGDGMVVINTEGTVTLFNKSAEKIIGNKRELAEGRHVLEIIPTSKLPRVLHTRKVESNQELLLPNGSKIITTRIPIIDENDQLIGAFSVFKDITEVVNLAEEITNLKEIQTMLQAIIHSSDEAISVVDEDGRGIMINPAYTRITGLKEEEVIGQPATADISEGESMHMKVLKTRRPVRGAAMRVGPNKKEVVVNVAPIIVDGKLKGSVGVIHDMSEIQSLNRELNRARQIIRTLEAKYSFEDIIGQSEEMTIPIEQAKLGAKTPATVLLRGESGTGKELFAHAIHNASDRKFNKFIRVNCAAISESLLESELFGYEEGAFSGAKRGGKRGFFEEANNGSIFLDEIGELPANTQAKLLRVLQEREIVRVGGTKPVPINVRVIAATNMNLEKGIANGSFREDLYYRLNRMPIHIPPLRRRKDDIPLLCERLIRKINQDYGRNVDGVSDEAIKKLMQYDWPGNVRELENVLGRAIIFLNHNETIIQEEHLPELQNSQAKEKEDDYGQTIPSETLAVQLERYEAKVIRSTLNAVNGNKTAASKLLGISVRNLYYKLEKYGIEMNGMQ from the coding sequence ATGCAAAGAATAATGATTGTAGGTGCAGGTAAGGGTGGGACGGCCATCCTGGACATTTTTAAACAAACGGCCGATGTAGCCGCTGTGGTGGACATTAATCCGAATGCTCCTGGAATACTGGCTGCGAAGGAAGCTGGTATTCCAACCGGGACAGACTGGCAAGCATATATGTCCGATGAATTGGACATTGTCATTGAAGTGACCGGGGATGAAAAAGTTTTCCGTGAATTAAGAGATGCACGCAGTAAAAACACTGTGCTGATCCCAGGAAGTGTCGCCTTCCTCCTTGCTACCTTGTTAGAAGAAAAGGAAGAGTTGATCAAGACTCTCAGAAAAATTACATATGAACACGATTTAATCTTTAATTCCTCAGGAGATGGCATGGTCGTCATCAATACAGAGGGAACGGTAACTTTGTTCAATAAGAGCGCAGAAAAAATCATCGGGAACAAAAGGGAGCTTGCTGAAGGACGGCATGTACTTGAGATTATTCCGACCAGCAAACTTCCGAGAGTCCTCCATACGAGGAAGGTAGAGTCCAATCAGGAATTATTGCTGCCCAATGGGTCGAAGATCATCACGACAAGAATTCCGATCATTGATGAGAATGACCAGCTGATTGGTGCGTTTTCCGTCTTCAAGGATATTACAGAAGTAGTCAATCTTGCGGAAGAAATAACAAACCTGAAAGAAATCCAAACGATGCTCCAGGCAATCATTCATTCCAGTGATGAGGCGATATCCGTAGTAGATGAAGATGGCCGGGGCATTATGATTAATCCTGCCTACACTAGAATAACCGGGCTAAAAGAAGAAGAAGTAATCGGACAGCCGGCAACTGCAGATATCTCCGAGGGAGAAAGCATGCATATGAAGGTTCTGAAGACAAGAAGGCCTGTTCGCGGAGCTGCCATGAGGGTTGGTCCGAATAAAAAGGAAGTAGTCGTGAATGTAGCCCCAATCATTGTGGATGGGAAACTGAAGGGGAGTGTAGGGGTCATCCATGATATGTCTGAGATCCAGAGTCTGAACAGGGAACTCAATCGCGCAAGGCAAATCATCAGGACCCTTGAAGCGAAATATTCGTTTGAGGATATAATCGGCCAATCGGAAGAAATGACGATTCCGATTGAACAGGCGAAGCTTGGTGCGAAAACACCTGCCACTGTCCTCCTCCGGGGCGAGTCAGGTACAGGAAAGGAGCTTTTTGCCCATGCGATCCACAATGCCAGTGACCGCAAGTTCAACAAGTTCATTCGTGTAAATTGTGCCGCTATTTCTGAGTCGCTGCTGGAAAGTGAACTTTTTGGTTATGAAGAAGGGGCTTTCTCAGGTGCTAAAAGAGGCGGGAAACGCGGTTTCTTTGAAGAAGCCAATAACGGAAGCATCTTTCTTGATGAAATCGGTGAGTTGCCGGCAAATACACAGGCTAAGTTGCTTCGGGTCCTGCAGGAAAGGGAAATAGTCCGTGTTGGAGGCACGAAACCGGTGCCAATCAATGTCCGGGTCATCGCTGCAACCAATATGAATCTTGAAAAAGGGATAGCGAATGGCAGTTTTAGGGAAGATTTATACTATCGTCTGAACAGAATGCCGATCCATATACCTCCTCTCAGGAGAAGGAAAGATGATATTCCGTTGCTTTGCGAAAGGCTGATCCGAAAAATTAATCAGGACTATGGACGAAATGTTGATGGTGTCTCTGATGAGGCCATCAAGAAACTAATGCAATATGACTGGCCAGGGAATGTCAGGGAACTGGAGAATGTGTTGGGCAGAGCGATCATCTTCCTTAATCATAACGAAACAATCATCCAGGAAGAACATTTACCCGAACTCCAGAATAGCCAGGCTAAGGAAAAGGAAGATGACTATGGCCAAACAATACCTTCAGAGACTCTGGCGGTCCAGTTGGAAAGATACGAAGCAAAAGTAATAAGATCTACCCTTAATGCGGTGAATGGCAATAAAACAGCTGCTTCTAAATTACTGGGCATCTCTGTAAGGAATCTGTATTATAAACTCGAAAAATATGGTATTGAAATGAATGGCATGCAATAA
- a CDS encoding glycerophosphodiester phosphodiesterase: MTLILAHRGYAAEYPENTMLAFKEAEKAGADGLELDVQMTKDGELVVIHDEKVDRTTGGTGLVKDYNYKELRKLDARFKFTKLSEKQQIPALDEVLEWLAGTALNCNVELKNTIIPYEGMEEKVINMIRDYQLSDRIIISSFNHYSIVHSYMMAPDIEIAPLLSEGLYMPWVYAQSIRAKGFHPHWRAAPDEIIKASLESGIEVRPYTVNNDAELDRLFRVNCSAVITDDPAKAFQIRGNKKQA, from the coding sequence ATGACTTTAATTTTAGCACATCGTGGCTATGCTGCTGAATATCCGGAAAATACAATGCTTGCTTTTAAAGAAGCCGAAAAGGCAGGTGCCGATGGACTTGAGCTTGATGTCCAGATGACGAAAGACGGTGAGCTGGTAGTCATACATGATGAAAAGGTCGATCGGACAACGGGTGGGACGGGATTGGTTAAGGATTATAATTATAAGGAATTAAGGAAATTGGATGCTCGTTTTAAGTTCACTAAGCTATCTGAAAAACAGCAGATTCCTGCTCTCGATGAAGTCCTTGAGTGGCTGGCAGGTACGGCTTTGAACTGCAATGTAGAACTTAAAAACACCATTATTCCATATGAAGGCATGGAAGAAAAAGTGATAAATATGATAAGGGATTATCAATTATCTGACAGGATCATTATTTCATCCTTTAATCATTATAGCATTGTACATAGCTATATGATGGCACCTGATATTGAAATTGCTCCTTTGCTTTCTGAAGGCTTATATATGCCCTGGGTTTACGCGCAATCAATCAGGGCAAAAGGTTTCCATCCTCATTGGAGAGCGGCGCCGGACGAAATCATCAAAGCGTCACTTGAAAGCGGGATTGAAGTGAGGCCATATACTGTCAATAATGATGCCGAACTGGATAGATTGTTCAGGGTAAATTGCAGTGCGGTCATCACAGATGACCCGGCAAAGGCGTTCCAAATAAGGGGAAATAAAAAACAGGCCTGA
- the spo0A gene encoding sporulation transcription factor Spo0A, which translates to MNKIKVCVVDDNRELVGLLEEYISSQEDMEIVGVAHNGQECLEMLEDTDPDVLLLDIIMPHLDGLAVLEKLREMKKGIIPNVIMLTAFGQEDVTKKAVELGASYFILKPFDMEHLAGHIRQVSGKAKSVARKPSSINYGRSNAEQKPKNLDASITSIIHEIGVPAHIKGYMYLREAISMVYNDIELLGSITKVLYPDIAKKFNTTASRVERAIRHAIEVAWSRGNIDSISSLFGYTVSMSKAKPTNSEFIAMVADKLRLEHKAS; encoded by the coding sequence GTGAACAAAATAAAAGTATGTGTTGTAGATGACAACAGAGAATTGGTAGGTCTTTTGGAAGAATATATTTCTTCCCAGGAGGATATGGAAATTGTAGGGGTTGCCCATAATGGCCAGGAATGTTTGGAAATGCTGGAAGACACAGACCCTGATGTCTTGCTTTTAGATATTATCATGCCTCATCTTGATGGTCTGGCGGTGCTTGAAAAACTCCGTGAAATGAAAAAAGGAATCATCCCAAATGTGATCATGCTGACAGCCTTCGGTCAGGAAGATGTTACGAAAAAAGCTGTAGAGCTTGGAGCATCCTACTTCATCCTGAAACCATTTGACATGGAGCATCTTGCAGGCCATATCCGCCAGGTAAGCGGCAAGGCGAAATCAGTAGCAAGAAAGCCTTCTTCCATCAATTACGGAAGGTCAAATGCTGAACAGAAGCCTAAGAATCTGGATGCCAGCATTACAAGCATCATTCATGAAATTGGCGTTCCTGCCCATATTAAAGGCTATATGTACCTGCGTGAAGCTATTTCAATGGTATACAACGATATTGAACTCCTTGGCTCGATCACAAAAGTACTCTACCCGGATATCGCGAAAAAATTCAATACAACGGCCAGCCGTGTAGAACGTGCGATCCGACATGCTATTGAGGTTGCGTGGAGCAGAGGTAACATCGACTCGATTTCTTCACTATTCGGCTATACAGTAAGCATGTCAAAAGCGAAGCCTACAAATTCCGAGTTCATTGCGATGGTTGCTGACAAGCTGCGTCTGGAGCATAAAGCTTCTTGA
- a CDS encoding YycC family protein has protein sequence MRPLHISAETAIKLSEKLGVPVEQIMHMPQHILLQKLAELGKDKEN, from the coding sequence ATGAGACCACTTCATATTTCTGCCGAGACGGCAATCAAACTCTCAGAAAAATTAGGAGTTCCAGTTGAACAGATCATGCATATGCCACAGCATATCCTTTTGCAAAAACTTGCCGAACTTGGCAAGGATAAGGAGAACTGA
- a CDS encoding thiamine pyrophosphate-dependent dehydrogenase E1 component subunit alpha — protein sequence MAENRHAALGLSDEKVMEMYETMLLARRLDERMWLLNRAGKIPFVISCQGQEAAQVGAAFALDREKDYVLPYYRDMGVVLTFGMTAKDLMLSGFAKAEDPNSGGRQMPGHFGQKKNRIVTGSSPVTTQVPHAVGIALAGKMEKKDLVTFVTFGEGSSNQGDFHEGANFAGVHKLPVIFMVENNKYAISIPYERQVAAEKVSDRAIGYGMPGFTVDGNDPLEVYKVVKEAADRGRLGEGPTLVEAVSYRLTPHSSDDDDRSYRAPDEVAQAKTKDPIITFGAYLKENGLMNDESEKEINDRIMKLVNEATDYAENAPYAEPEHALKYVYAEE from the coding sequence ATGGCAGAAAATCGTCACGCTGCACTTGGCTTAAGTGATGAAAAGGTTATGGAAATGTATGAAACAATGCTTTTGGCCCGCCGGCTGGATGAGCGGATGTGGCTTTTGAACCGTGCCGGGAAAATTCCTTTTGTGATTTCCTGTCAGGGGCAGGAAGCAGCACAGGTAGGAGCTGCCTTTGCACTTGATCGCGAGAAGGATTATGTTCTTCCTTATTACCGTGACATGGGTGTGGTCTTAACTTTTGGCATGACGGCAAAAGATTTGATGCTTTCAGGTTTTGCCAAAGCGGAAGACCCAAACTCTGGAGGCCGCCAGATGCCTGGACACTTTGGGCAGAAGAAAAACAGAATCGTAACAGGTTCTTCACCGGTAACAACACAGGTACCTCATGCTGTTGGAATCGCACTTGCAGGTAAAATGGAGAAGAAGGACTTAGTGACATTCGTTACCTTCGGAGAAGGATCTTCCAACCAGGGCGATTTCCACGAAGGAGCTAACTTTGCGGGAGTCCATAAGCTTCCTGTCATTTTCATGGTTGAGAACAATAAATATGCAATCTCGATACCTTATGAGAGACAAGTCGCTGCAGAAAAAGTATCGGACCGTGCAATTGGTTATGGCATGCCAGGATTCACTGTGGATGGAAATGATCCTTTAGAAGTTTATAAAGTGGTAAAGGAAGCTGCTGACCGCGGACGCCTTGGTGAAGGACCGACTCTTGTCGAGGCAGTATCCTACCGTCTGACTCCACACTCATCAGATGATGATGATAGAAGCTACCGTGCGCCTGACGAAGTTGCACAGGCAAAGACGAAGGACCCTATCATTACCTTCGGCGCGTATTTAAAGGAAAATGGCCTCATGAACGATGAGAGTGAAAAGGAAATCAACGATCGAATCATGAAACTGGTCAATGAAGCAACAGATTATGCTGAAAATGCACCGTATGCAGAGCCAGAACATGCTTTGAAATACGTATATGCTGAAGAGTAA
- the bcd gene encoding branched-chain amino acid dehydrogenase yields the protein MEIFKYLEQYDYEQVVFCQDKQSGLKAIIAIHDTTLGPALGGTRMWTYASEEAAIEDALRLAKGMTYKNAAAGLNLGGGKTVIIGDPRKDKNEEMFRAFGRYIQGLNGRYITAEDVGTTVADMDLIHEETDYVTGISPAFGSSGNPSPVTAYGVYRGMKAAAKEAFGTDSLEGKTIAVQGVGNVAYNLCRHLHEEGAQLIVTDINKEAVQRAVEEFGAKAVEPDEIYSVDCDIYAPCALGAVINDETIPQIKAKVIAGAANNQLKDTKHGDIIHEMGIVYAPDYVINAGGVINVADELYGYNAERAMKKVETIYNNIEKVIEIAKRDGIPTYKAADRMAEERIERMRNSRSQFLQNGHHILSRR from the coding sequence ATGGAAATCTTCAAGTATCTTGAACAGTATGATTATGAGCAGGTAGTGTTTTGCCAGGATAAGCAATCAGGTTTGAAAGCGATTATCGCAATCCATGATACAACTTTAGGGCCAGCTTTGGGCGGTACCCGTATGTGGACTTACGCTTCAGAAGAAGCAGCGATCGAAGATGCTCTTAGACTGGCAAAGGGCATGACTTATAAGAATGCGGCAGCTGGCCTCAACCTTGGCGGTGGAAAAACGGTCATCATCGGCGACCCTCGCAAGGACAAGAACGAAGAAATGTTCCGTGCCTTTGGCCGTTATATCCAGGGATTGAATGGCAGATACATCACTGCTGAAGATGTTGGTACAACCGTGGCTGACATGGACCTTATCCATGAAGAAACAGACTATGTAACAGGTATTTCACCAGCATTCGGTTCATCAGGCAATCCATCACCAGTAACTGCTTACGGAGTATACAGAGGAATGAAGGCAGCTGCGAAGGAAGCATTCGGCACTGATTCTCTTGAAGGTAAGACGATCGCCGTCCAGGGTGTAGGGAATGTCGCATATAATCTATGCCGCCACCTTCATGAAGAAGGCGCTCAGCTGATCGTGACTGACATCAATAAAGAAGCAGTCCAGAGAGCGGTTGAGGAATTCGGGGCAAAGGCAGTTGAACCAGATGAGATCTATAGTGTTGACTGTGATATTTATGCTCCTTGTGCATTAGGTGCGGTCATCAATGATGAAACGATTCCTCAAATTAAGGCAAAGGTTATTGCCGGTGCAGCAAATAACCAGTTGAAGGATACCAAGCATGGCGACATCATCCACGAAATGGGCATTGTTTACGCTCCGGATTATGTCATCAACGCAGGCGGAGTTATCAACGTAGCGGATGAGCTGTATGGCTACAATGCGGAGAGAGCAATGAAAAAGGTTGAAACGATTTATAACAATATTGAAAAAGTTATTGAAATTGCCAAGAGGGACGGTATCCCTACGTATAAAGCGGCAGACCGTATGGCAGAAGAACGCATTGAGAGAATGCGCAATTCCCGCAGCCAGTTCCTGCAAAACGGCCACCATATCTTAAGCCGCCGCTAA
- the yqiS gene encoding phosphate butyryltransferase: protein MKLDSLISMASQNGRKTIAVAAAEDTEVLEAVAEAVKRNLADFLLYGDEEEIKRIIAVQHPELASHKGIEIISAPNNNMAAEMAVKAVTSNEAQVVMKGNIPTAAILKAVLNKEYGLRTGAVLSHVAVFEVPGYDRYTIVTDAAMNIAPDLEQKAQIIKNAVRVAHSIGIDMPKVAPLAAVEVVNPAMQATLDAAALTVMNQRGQISGCIVDGPLALDNAVSQLAAEHKGIKSDVAGKADILLVPAIEVGNVLYKSLVYFANAKVGAVISGAKAPIVLTSRADTAESKLYSLALALCSAEK, encoded by the coding sequence ATGAAACTTGACTCACTAATCAGCATGGCATCCCAAAATGGCAGGAAAACCATTGCTGTGGCAGCAGCAGAGGATACAGAGGTATTAGAAGCGGTTGCCGAGGCTGTTAAGAGGAACCTGGCCGATTTCCTTCTTTATGGAGATGAAGAGGAAATCAAAAGGATCATTGCCGTACAGCATCCTGAACTAGCAAGTCATAAAGGGATTGAAATTATCTCTGCACCTAATAATAATATGGCCGCAGAGATGGCAGTGAAAGCTGTCACTTCGAATGAAGCACAGGTAGTGATGAAGGGGAATATCCCGACGGCGGCAATCCTGAAGGCTGTCCTGAATAAGGAGTATGGCCTCAGAACGGGTGCGGTATTATCCCATGTAGCAGTGTTTGAAGTGCCGGGATATGATCGCTACACAATCGTTACCGATGCTGCGATGAATATAGCGCCGGATCTTGAACAAAAAGCGCAAATCATAAAAAATGCCGTCCGGGTAGCCCATTCGATCGGTATTGATATGCCAAAAGTAGCACCACTTGCAGCGGTGGAAGTAGTCAATCCCGCTATGCAGGCCACACTTGATGCAGCAGCATTGACGGTCATGAATCAAAGAGGGCAAATTTCCGGTTGTATTGTGGACGGCCCGCTCGCGCTTGATAACGCGGTTTCACAGCTGGCTGCAGAGCACAAGGGAATCAAGAGTGATGTTGCCGGGAAAGCTGATATCCTTTTAGTCCCTGCGATCGAAGTCGGCAATGTACTTTATAAATCATTAGTTTATTTTGCCAATGCAAAAGTTGGCGCAGTCATATCAGGGGCGAAAGCTCCAATCGTGTTAACATCCAGGGCAGATACAGCCGAAAGCAAGCTTTATTCTCTTGCGCTGGCGTTATGCTCTGCTGAAAAATAA
- the lpdA gene encoding dihydrolipoyl dehydrogenase has translation MAQEYDLVILGGGTGGYVAAIRASQLGLKTAIVEKGKLGGTCLHKGCIPSKALLRSAEVYATAKKSENFGITVGEVAVNFTKVQERKEKIVEQLHKGVQHLMKQGKIDVYEGLGRILGPSIFSPMPGTISVEMNNGEENEMLIPKNVIVATGSRPRTLPGLEADGQYVMTSDEALIMEDLPKSIIIVGGGVIGIEWASMLADFGTEVTVIEYADRIVPTEDKEVSREMQRAMKKKGVKIITSAKVLSETLQKGDGVTISAEVKGETKEFTAEKLLVSVGRQANVEGIGLENTEIQLERGFIQTNEFFQTKESHIYAIGDVIGGLQLAHVASHEGIVAVEHIAGENPHPIDYTLVSKCIYSSPEAASVGLTEDEAKEKGFEVKTGKFSFKAIGKALVYGESDGFVKIVADKETDDILGVHMIGPHVTDMISEAGLAKVLDATPWEVAHTIHPHPTLSEAIGEAALAVDGKAIHS, from the coding sequence ATGGCTCAAGAATATGATTTAGTCATTCTCGGAGGCGGTACAGGAGGATACGTAGCAGCAATCAGGGCTTCTCAGCTTGGGTTGAAAACTGCCATCGTTGAAAAGGGTAAGCTGGGTGGTACATGCCTTCATAAAGGCTGTATTCCAAGCAAGGCTTTACTAAGAAGTGCTGAAGTGTATGCAACTGCAAAGAAAAGTGAAAACTTCGGGATAACAGTTGGCGAGGTTGCGGTGAATTTCACCAAGGTGCAGGAAAGGAAAGAGAAGATTGTCGAGCAGCTCCATAAAGGAGTCCAGCACCTGATGAAACAGGGGAAAATCGATGTCTATGAAGGTTTGGGAAGAATCCTGGGGCCTTCTATTTTCTCACCTATGCCGGGTACGATTTCTGTAGAAATGAACAATGGCGAAGAAAACGAGATGCTAATCCCTAAAAATGTGATTGTAGCGACAGGGTCACGTCCAAGGACTCTGCCAGGGCTTGAAGCAGACGGCCAATATGTCATGACCTCTGATGAAGCACTTATCATGGAAGATCTTCCAAAGTCGATCATCATCGTTGGCGGAGGCGTCATTGGGATTGAGTGGGCTTCCATGCTTGCTGATTTCGGAACAGAAGTTACAGTCATTGAGTATGCTGATCGAATTGTCCCAACAGAAGACAAGGAAGTTTCAAGAGAGATGCAGCGCGCGATGAAGAAAAAGGGCGTGAAAATCATTACAAGCGCCAAAGTATTATCTGAGACACTTCAAAAAGGTGATGGAGTCACGATCAGTGCCGAGGTTAAAGGTGAAACGAAAGAATTCACCGCTGAAAAATTACTGGTCTCTGTTGGACGCCAGGCTAATGTTGAAGGAATTGGACTTGAGAATACAGAAATCCAGCTTGAAAGAGGCTTCATCCAGACAAACGAATTTTTCCAGACGAAGGAATCCCATATTTATGCGATTGGTGATGTCATTGGCGGACTACAGCTTGCGCACGTAGCATCTCATGAAGGGATTGTAGCTGTCGAGCATATTGCCGGGGAAAATCCTCATCCAATCGATTATACGCTAGTCTCTAAATGCATCTACAGCTCTCCAGAAGCTGCGAGCGTCGGTCTGACAGAGGATGAAGCAAAAGAAAAAGGCTTTGAAGTAAAGACTGGGAAATTCTCTTTTAAAGCAATTGGCAAGGCACTTGTTTATGGCGAATCTGACGGTTTTGTAAAAATTGTGGCTGATAAAGAAACGGATGATATTCTTGGAGTCCATATGATCGGGCCGCATGTTACTGACATGATCTCAGAAGCTGGCCTGGCAAAAGTTCTTGATGCAACTCCGTGGGAAGTTGCCCATACAATCCATCCTCACCCAACGTTGTCAGAGGCAATCGGTGAAGCGGCCCTGGCTGTGGATGGAAAAGCAATCCATTCTTAA
- the buk gene encoding butyrate kinase, whose translation MQQTEHRILVINPGSTSTKIGVFDNEVSIFEKTIRHDSAVINSYETIIDQYEFRKNTILETLDTEGINISKLSAVCGRGGLLRPIEGGTYAVNNKMLEDLRAGYSGQHASNLGGILAYEIASGLNIPSFIVDPVVVDELDPIARVSGFSLIERKSIFHALNQKAVARRVARELGRKYEELNLIITHLGGGITVGAHKRGRVVDVNNGLHGDGPFSPERAGTVPAGDLVQLCFSGDFFRDEVMKKLVGQGGLVGYLGTNDAVKVEKMIKQGDEKAKLVYDAMAYQVAKEIGSASAVLSGKVDAIVLTGGLAYGKEFVQEISERINWIADVIVHPGENELQALAEGALRILRNEEDVKEYPGR comes from the coding sequence GTGCAACAAACAGAACATCGGATTCTAGTCATTAATCCAGGATCTACATCAACGAAAATAGGTGTTTTTGATAACGAAGTATCGATTTTCGAAAAAACAATCCGGCATGATTCAGCTGTCATCAACTCCTATGAAACCATCATCGATCAATACGAATTCAGGAAGAATACGATACTTGAAACGCTTGATACCGAAGGCATCAACATTTCAAAATTGAGTGCTGTTTGTGGGCGCGGCGGTCTTTTACGGCCAATTGAAGGCGGAACATATGCAGTTAACAATAAGATGCTTGAAGACCTGCGGGCAGGTTACTCTGGCCAGCACGCATCAAATCTGGGCGGTATCTTGGCTTATGAAATCGCTTCAGGCTTGAACATTCCTTCATTTATTGTAGACCCGGTCGTGGTCGATGAACTTGACCCGATCGCACGAGTTTCAGGGTTCTCGCTGATTGAACGGAAGAGCATTTTCCATGCTCTGAACCAGAAGGCGGTTGCGCGAAGGGTTGCCAGAGAGCTTGGCCGGAAGTATGAAGAGCTTAACCTCATCATTACCCATCTTGGCGGAGGTATCACTGTAGGAGCCCATAAAAGGGGCAGGGTTGTTGATGTGAACAATGGTCTGCATGGTGATGGTCCATTCAGTCCCGAACGCGCAGGCACAGTACCTGCTGGAGACCTGGTTCAGCTATGCTTCTCAGGAGATTTCTTCAGGGATGAAGTCATGAAAAAGCTTGTCGGCCAGGGAGGTCTTGTTGGCTACCTGGGCACGAATGATGCGGTCAAGGTCGAAAAGATGATCAAGCAGGGGGATGAAAAAGCGAAGCTTGTATATGACGCGATGGCATATCAGGTAGCCAAAGAAATCGGTTCTGCCAGCGCGGTCCTATCAGGAAAAGTAGACGCAATCGTCCTTACAGGCGGACTTGCGTACGGCAAAGAGTTCGTACAGGAAATTTCAGAACGGATCAACTGGATCGCAGACGTAATCGTCCATCCCGGTGAAAACGAATTGCAGGCCCTTGCAGAGGGAGCTCTTCGAATTTTACGGAACGAGGAAGATGTAAAGGAATATCCTGGCCGATAA
- a CDS encoding DUF2627 domain-containing protein, which produces MIRIVALIVMLIPGVIAALGVKLMRDMVFGILQSPFPYLWLQFLAGLIFFLAGLGFIAGFILHRDRKRNKVQAFFRIPDSNKKQNRP; this is translated from the coding sequence ATGATCAGGATTGTAGCGTTAATCGTCATGCTGATACCAGGTGTCATTGCTGCTTTGGGTGTAAAACTGATGCGCGATATGGTTTTCGGGATTTTGCAGTCACCCTTTCCCTATTTATGGCTTCAGTTCCTGGCCGGACTCATCTTTTTCCTGGCCGGACTGGGATTCATCGCAGGTTTCATTCTGCATCGTGACCGTAAGAGGAATAAGGTACAGGCATTCTTCCGTATACCTGATAGCAATAAAAAGCAAAACAGGCCTTGA